One genomic segment of Sminthopsis crassicaudata isolate SCR6 chromosome 4, ASM4859323v1, whole genome shotgun sequence includes these proteins:
- the TAF5L gene encoding TAF5-like RNA polymerase II p300/CBP-associated factor-associated factor 65 kDa subunit 5L isoform X1 — translation MMKADIRVVAISRGKKGMYSRDVAKVMKRVRTEQIQMAVSCYLKRRQYVDSEGPLKQGLRLSQTPEEMAANLTVQSESGCANIVSAAPCQAEPQQYEVQFGRLRNFLTDSDSQHSHEVMPLLYPLFVYLHLNMVQNGLKSTVDSFYSRFHGMFLQNASQKDVIEQLQTTLTIQDILSNFKLRAFLDNKYVVRLQEDSYNYLIRYLQSDNNSALCKVLTLHIHLDVQPAKRTDYQLYASGSSSRSESNGLEPADMPTSILQNEAALDVLQESIKRVKDGPPSLTTICFYAFYNTEQLLNTAEISPDNKLLAAGFDNSCVKLWSLRSKKLKSEPHQVDVSRIRLACDVLDEEEDDDDMGTEMKILRGHCGPVYSTRFLSDSSGLLSCSEDMSIRYWDLGSFTNTVLYRGHAYPVWDLDISPCSLYFASGSHDRTARLWSFDRTYPLRIYAGHLADVDCVKFHPNSNYLATGSTDKTVRLWSTQQGNSVRLFTGHRGPVLSLAFSPNGKYLASAGEDQRLKLWDLASGTLYKELRGHTDNITSLTFSPDSSLIASASMDNSVRVWDIRNTYCNAPADGSSSELVGVYTGQMSNVLSVQFMACNLLLVTGITQENQEH, via the exons GTCATGAAACGAGTACGCACAGAACAGATTCAGATGGCAGTGTCCTGCTACCTCAAACGACGTCAATATGTAGATTCAGAAGGTCCTCTAAAACAAGGATTGCGGTTGTCTCAGACTCCTGAAGAGATGGCAGCTAATCTCACAG TCCAATCAGAGTCTGGTTGTGCCAACATAGTATCTGCAGCCCCCTGCCAGGCTGAGCCTCAGCAATATGAAGTACAGTTTGGTCGATTACGAAATTTTCTCACTG ATTCTGATTCCCAGCACAGCCATGAAGTGATGCCTCTCCTATATCCTCTCTTTGTCTACCTCCATCTTAACATGGTCCAGAATGGCCTGAAGAGCACAGTGGACAGTTTTTACAGTCGCTTCCATGGAATGTTTTTGCAGAACGCCAGCCAGAAGGATGTCATTGAGCAGCTACAGACCACTCTGACCATTCAAGACATCCTGTCCAACTTCAAGCTCCGGGCCTTCCTGGATAACAAATATGTGGTCCGCCTCCAAGAGGACAGCTACAATTACCTTATCCGCTACCTCCAAAGTGACAACAACAGTGCCCTGTGCAAAGTTCTCACCTTACACATTCATCTTGATGTGCAGCCTGCCAAGAGAACAGACTACCAGCTATATGCCAGTGGCAGCTCCTCACGAAGTGAGAGCAATGGACTGGAGCCGGCAGATATGCCCACATCTATTTTGCAGAATGAGGCTGCTCTGGATGTCCTGCAAGAGAGCATTAAGCGAGTTAAGGATGGGCCCCCTTCACTTACCACAATTTGTTTCTATGCCTTCTATAACACTGAGCAATTGCTGAATACTGCAGAAATCTCCCCAGACAACAAGCTGCTAGCTGCTGGGTTTGATAATTCCTGTGTAAAACTTTGGAGCTTGAGATCCAAGAAGTTAAAATCAGAGCCCCATCAGGTGGACGTCTCCCGTATTCGTTTGGCTTGTGATGTTCTGGATGAAGAG GAAGATGATGATGACATGGGCACAGAAATGAAGATCTTGAGAGGGCATTGTGGGCCCGTGTATAGTACAAGGTTCCTATCAGACAGCTCAGGGTTGCTATCTTGCTCCGAAGATATGTCTATTAGATACTGGGACCTTGGAAGTTTTACCAATACTGTATTATACCGAGGACATGCCTATCCTGTCTGGGATCTGGATATCAGTCCGTGCAGCCTATACTTCGCAAGTGGTTCCCATGACCGCACTGCAAGACTCTGGTCATTTGATCGGACGTACCCATTGCGAATATATGCAGGACATCTAGCAGATGTGGACTGTGTAAAATTCCACCCCAATTCAAACTACTTAGCTACGGGCTCAACTGATAAAACTGTTCGCCTTTGGAGTACTCAGCAAGGAAATTCTGTGAGGCTTTTCACTGGTCATCGGGGCCCAGTGCTTTCACTTGCATTTTCTCCAAATGGTAAGTACTTGGCCTCTGCTGGTGAGGATCAGCGGTTGAAGCTATGGGACTTGGCATCTGGTACCCTCTACAAAGAATTGAGAGGCCACACGGACAATATCACCAGCCTTACTTTCAGCCCAGATAGTAGCTTGATTGCCTCTGCATCCATGGATAACTCTGTTCGGGTTTGGGATATTCGGAACACTTATTGCAATGCTCCTGCAGATGGTTCTTCCAGTGAACTTGTTGGTGTATATACTGGGCAGATGAGTAATGTACTGAGTGTTCAGTTTATGGCCTGTAACCTTCTTCTAGTGACTGGAATTACACAAGAAAATCaggaacattaa
- the TAF5L gene encoding TAF5-like RNA polymerase II p300/CBP-associated factor-associated factor 65 kDa subunit 5L isoform X2, translating into MKRVRTEQIQMAVSCYLKRRQYVDSEGPLKQGLRLSQTPEEMAANLTVQSESGCANIVSAAPCQAEPQQYEVQFGRLRNFLTDSDSQHSHEVMPLLYPLFVYLHLNMVQNGLKSTVDSFYSRFHGMFLQNASQKDVIEQLQTTLTIQDILSNFKLRAFLDNKYVVRLQEDSYNYLIRYLQSDNNSALCKVLTLHIHLDVQPAKRTDYQLYASGSSSRSESNGLEPADMPTSILQNEAALDVLQESIKRVKDGPPSLTTICFYAFYNTEQLLNTAEISPDNKLLAAGFDNSCVKLWSLRSKKLKSEPHQVDVSRIRLACDVLDEEEDDDDMGTEMKILRGHCGPVYSTRFLSDSSGLLSCSEDMSIRYWDLGSFTNTVLYRGHAYPVWDLDISPCSLYFASGSHDRTARLWSFDRTYPLRIYAGHLADVDCVKFHPNSNYLATGSTDKTVRLWSTQQGNSVRLFTGHRGPVLSLAFSPNGKYLASAGEDQRLKLWDLASGTLYKELRGHTDNITSLTFSPDSSLIASASMDNSVRVWDIRNTYCNAPADGSSSELVGVYTGQMSNVLSVQFMACNLLLVTGITQENQEH; encoded by the exons ATGAAACGAGTACGCACAGAACAGATTCAGATGGCAGTGTCCTGCTACCTCAAACGACGTCAATATGTAGATTCAGAAGGTCCTCTAAAACAAGGATTGCGGTTGTCTCAGACTCCTGAAGAGATGGCAGCTAATCTCACAG TCCAATCAGAGTCTGGTTGTGCCAACATAGTATCTGCAGCCCCCTGCCAGGCTGAGCCTCAGCAATATGAAGTACAGTTTGGTCGATTACGAAATTTTCTCACTG ATTCTGATTCCCAGCACAGCCATGAAGTGATGCCTCTCCTATATCCTCTCTTTGTCTACCTCCATCTTAACATGGTCCAGAATGGCCTGAAGAGCACAGTGGACAGTTTTTACAGTCGCTTCCATGGAATGTTTTTGCAGAACGCCAGCCAGAAGGATGTCATTGAGCAGCTACAGACCACTCTGACCATTCAAGACATCCTGTCCAACTTCAAGCTCCGGGCCTTCCTGGATAACAAATATGTGGTCCGCCTCCAAGAGGACAGCTACAATTACCTTATCCGCTACCTCCAAAGTGACAACAACAGTGCCCTGTGCAAAGTTCTCACCTTACACATTCATCTTGATGTGCAGCCTGCCAAGAGAACAGACTACCAGCTATATGCCAGTGGCAGCTCCTCACGAAGTGAGAGCAATGGACTGGAGCCGGCAGATATGCCCACATCTATTTTGCAGAATGAGGCTGCTCTGGATGTCCTGCAAGAGAGCATTAAGCGAGTTAAGGATGGGCCCCCTTCACTTACCACAATTTGTTTCTATGCCTTCTATAACACTGAGCAATTGCTGAATACTGCAGAAATCTCCCCAGACAACAAGCTGCTAGCTGCTGGGTTTGATAATTCCTGTGTAAAACTTTGGAGCTTGAGATCCAAGAAGTTAAAATCAGAGCCCCATCAGGTGGACGTCTCCCGTATTCGTTTGGCTTGTGATGTTCTGGATGAAGAG GAAGATGATGATGACATGGGCACAGAAATGAAGATCTTGAGAGGGCATTGTGGGCCCGTGTATAGTACAAGGTTCCTATCAGACAGCTCAGGGTTGCTATCTTGCTCCGAAGATATGTCTATTAGATACTGGGACCTTGGAAGTTTTACCAATACTGTATTATACCGAGGACATGCCTATCCTGTCTGGGATCTGGATATCAGTCCGTGCAGCCTATACTTCGCAAGTGGTTCCCATGACCGCACTGCAAGACTCTGGTCATTTGATCGGACGTACCCATTGCGAATATATGCAGGACATCTAGCAGATGTGGACTGTGTAAAATTCCACCCCAATTCAAACTACTTAGCTACGGGCTCAACTGATAAAACTGTTCGCCTTTGGAGTACTCAGCAAGGAAATTCTGTGAGGCTTTTCACTGGTCATCGGGGCCCAGTGCTTTCACTTGCATTTTCTCCAAATGGTAAGTACTTGGCCTCTGCTGGTGAGGATCAGCGGTTGAAGCTATGGGACTTGGCATCTGGTACCCTCTACAAAGAATTGAGAGGCCACACGGACAATATCACCAGCCTTACTTTCAGCCCAGATAGTAGCTTGATTGCCTCTGCATCCATGGATAACTCTGTTCGGGTTTGGGATATTCGGAACACTTATTGCAATGCTCCTGCAGATGGTTCTTCCAGTGAACTTGTTGGTGTATATACTGGGCAGATGAGTAATGTACTGAGTGTTCAGTTTATGGCCTGTAACCTTCTTCTAGTGACTGGAATTACACAAGAAAATCaggaacattaa